A stretch of the Campylobacter sp. 19-13652 genome encodes the following:
- the hslV gene encoding ATP-dependent protease subunit HslV — protein MFHATTILAYKGEHKSVIGGDGQVSFGNSVLKGNAVKIRRLGKDESVLAGFAGSTADAFNLFDMFEKCLNSAKGDLVRAVVEFSKEWRKDKYLRKLEAMMLVLNREKIFLLSGTGDVVEPEDGKIAAIGSGGNYALSAARALDKFATIDEEKLVIESLKIAGEICIYTNTNIKTFVLDDAGESQ, from the coding sequence GTGTTTCACGCTACGACTATTTTGGCCTACAAAGGCGAGCATAAATCGGTAATCGGCGGCGACGGGCAAGTAAGCTTTGGCAACAGCGTGCTAAAGGGCAACGCCGTAAAAATTCGTCGCCTAGGCAAAGACGAGAGCGTGCTGGCTGGCTTTGCTGGTAGCACGGCTGACGCGTTTAATCTTTTTGATATGTTTGAAAAGTGCCTAAACAGCGCAAAGGGCGACTTGGTGCGAGCGGTCGTTGAGTTTAGCAAGGAGTGGCGAAAGGACAAGTATCTAAGAAAGCTTGAGGCGATGATGCTCGTGCTTAATCGTGAGAAAATTTTCTTACTAAGTGGCACTGGCGACGTCGTTGAACCAGAAGACGGCAAAATCGCAGCCATAGGCAGCGGCGGCAACTACGCCCTTTCAGCCGCTAGGGCGCTGGATAAATTTGCCACCATCGATGAAGAAAAGCTAGTAATCGAGAGCCTAAAAATCGCTGGCGAAATTTGCATTTACACCAACACAAACATAAAAACTTTCGTCCTAGATGACGCTGGAGAGAGCCAATGA
- the tsaE gene encoding tRNA (adenosine(37)-N6)-threonylcarbamoyltransferase complex ATPase subunit type 1 TsaE → MKKLSASKEELSKVVNALPKEGVIILKGDLASGKTTLTKALALTLGIDEEITSPTFSIMQSYEFATGMLYHYDIYQNGFSAMVQNGLFENLLQDGLHVIEWGDDELIKALKKYAITPTVVKISVKNSEREYEIYEA, encoded by the coding sequence ATGAAAAAACTTAGCGCAAGCAAAGAGGAGCTATCAAAAGTCGTAAACGCCCTGCCAAAAGAGGGCGTGATAATCCTAAAAGGCGACTTAGCAAGCGGCAAAACCACCCTAACAAAGGCGCTGGCTTTAACCCTTGGCATAGACGAGGAGATAACCTCGCCTACATTTAGCATAATGCAAAGCTATGAGTTTGCCACTGGGATGCTTTATCACTACGACATATATCAAAATGGATTTAGCGCGATGGTTCAAAATGGGCTTTTTGAGAATTTATTGCAAGATGGGCTACATGTAATCGAGTGGGGTGATGATGAGCTTATAAAAGCCTTAAAAAAATACGCCATAACCCCAACTGTGGTAAAAATAAGCGTAAAAAATAGCGAACGAGAGTATGAGATTTATGAAGCATAA
- a CDS encoding RNA-binding S4 domain-containing protein has product MRVDKYLNTVNITKRRAISEDMCKSGVVSINGVVAKASKEVKIGDKITIKFLDKDISYEVLAIPTTKSIPKQAQAEYVRQI; this is encoded by the coding sequence ATGAGAGTAGATAAATACCTAAACACAGTCAATATAACAAAACGCCGTGCCATAAGCGAGGATATGTGCAAAAGTGGCGTCGTAAGCATAAATGGCGTAGTGGCAAAGGCCAGCAAAGAGGTAAAAATAGGTGATAAAATCACTATCAAATTCCTCGATAAAGACATAAGCTACGAAGTCTTAGCCATACCAACAACCAAGAGCATTCCAAAGCAGGCTCAAGCCGAATACGTAAGGCAAATATGA
- a CDS encoding PAS domain-containing protein — protein MAQNRPVSNVERQVSEDAFLVSKTDTKGKITYCNLPFREIVGAKAGELIGKPHSIVRHPDMPRIIFKLLWERVQNKKEIFAYVKNRSFDGSFYWVFANVTASVDASGNIVGYYSVRRRPNPRALSVIEPLYRRLLDAEKSGGIDASMKLLNEILKEQNTSYDELVNNLQRQ, from the coding sequence ATGGCACAGAATCGACCCGTCTCAAATGTCGAGCGCCAGGTAAGCGAAGACGCCTTTTTGGTTTCAAAAACTGACACAAAAGGCAAGATAACATACTGTAATCTACCATTTCGTGAAATAGTAGGTGCAAAAGCAGGCGAACTAATAGGAAAGCCTCATAGTATCGTCCGACATCCTGATATGCCACGCATTATATTTAAGTTGCTGTGGGAGCGCGTACAGAATAAAAAGGAGATTTTTGCATATGTCAAAAATCGTAGTTTTGATGGATCGTTTTATTGGGTGTTTGCCAATGTGACCGCCTCGGTGGACGCTAGTGGCAATATAGTAGGATATTACTCAGTAAGACGCAGACCAAATCCTAGGGCGCTATCTGTAATAGAACCTCTTTATAGACGTCTGTTGGATGCTGAAAAAAGCGGCGGAATAGACGCATCTATGAAGCTTTTAAACGAGATATTAAAAGAGCAAAATACAAGCTATGATGAGCTTGTTAACAACTTACAAAGACAATAA
- a CDS encoding argininosuccinate synthase — MKKSVKKVVLAYSGGLDTSVILKWLGDEYGCEVVTFTADIGQGEELDPVRTKAKALGVKDENIFIEDLKEEFVRDFVFPMFRANAVYEGEYLLGTSIARPLIAKHLVRIAGLTGADAISHGATGKGNDQVRFELGAYALNPEIKVIAPWREWDLNSREKLLAYAAKHGIDIAKKPGRSPYSMDANLLHISYEGLVLEDPNAAPEPDMWRWSVSPKDAPDEGEVIEIEFKQGDAVAINGEKLSPANLLAKLNALGAKHGVGRLDLVENRFVGMKSRGCYETPGGTILLKAHRAIESLTLDRGAAHLKDELMPRYAELVYNGFWFSPEREMLQASIDLSQKNVSGKVRLELYKGNVIVLGRASENSLFDVDFSTFEEDSVYDQADAEGFIKLNALRFIIAGKNRR, encoded by the coding sequence GTGAAAAAGAGTGTTAAAAAGGTGGTTTTGGCCTATTCTGGTGGGCTTGATACGAGCGTGATTTTAAAATGGCTGGGCGATGAGTATGGCTGCGAGGTGGTTACATTTACCGCCGACATCGGACAGGGCGAGGAGCTAGACCCAGTAAGAACAAAGGCAAAGGCTCTGGGCGTAAAGGACGAAAACATCTTTATCGAGGATTTAAAAGAGGAATTTGTCCGTGATTTTGTCTTTCCTATGTTTAGGGCAAACGCCGTGTATGAGGGCGAGTATCTGCTTGGCACATCCATAGCTCGTCCGCTAATAGCAAAGCATCTCGTTCGCATAGCTGGGCTTACTGGGGCGGACGCCATCAGCCACGGCGCAACTGGCAAGGGCAATGATCAGGTTCGCTTTGAGCTTGGTGCATACGCGCTAAATCCAGAGATAAAAGTCATCGCTCCGTGGCGTGAGTGGGACTTAAACAGCCGTGAAAAGCTGCTAGCCTATGCCGCAAAGCACGGCATAGACATAGCTAAAAAGCCTGGTCGTAGCCCCTACTCAATGGACGCAAACCTGCTTCACATAAGCTACGAGGGGCTAGTGCTAGAAGACCCAAATGCTGCCCCAGAGCCTGATATGTGGCGCTGGAGCGTAAGCCCAAAGGACGCTCCAGATGAGGGCGAAGTAATCGAGATTGAATTTAAACAGGGCGACGCTGTGGCGATAAACGGCGAAAAGCTAAGTCCAGCAAATTTACTAGCCAAGCTAAACGCGCTGGGTGCAAAGCACGGCGTGGGTAGGCTGGATCTAGTTGAAAATCGCTTTGTGGGTATGAAAAGTAGGGGCTGCTACGAAACGCCTGGCGGGACGATACTTTTAAAGGCTCACAGGGCGATTGAGAGCCTTACGCTTGATAGGGGTGCGGCTCACTTAAAAGACGAGCTAATGCCACGCTATGCTGAGCTTGTATATAACGGCTTTTGGTTTAGCCCAGAGCGAGAGATGCTGCAAGCCTCAATCGATCTAAGCCAAAAAAATGTAAGTGGCAAGGTAAGGCTCGAGCTTTATAAAGGCAATGTCATAGTGCTAGGCAGAGCCAGCGAAAATAGCCTGTTTGACGTGGATTTTAGCACCTTTGAAGAAGATAGCGTCTATGACCAAGCCGACGCAGAGGGCTTTATTAAGCTAAATGCCTTGCGTTTTATCATCGCTGGAAAAAATAGGAGATAA
- the lptB gene encoding LPS export ABC transporter ATP-binding protein, with translation MRFMKHKLEITELKKTIKNTPIIKGISMSLNSGEVVGLLGPNGAGKTTTFYMICGLISATSGKIELDGMDISTISLSERAGLGIGYLPQESSIFRELSVEENLMLAAEISIKDEKQAQKRVDEMLDLLNIEPIRLRKGISLSGGERRRCEIARSLIISPKFLLLDEPFAGVDPIAVADIQSIIRELKSLGIGVLITDHNVRETLAICDRAYVIKDGKLLASGDAQSVTNDKRVRTHYLGEDFKLLE, from the coding sequence ATGAGATTTATGAAGCATAAGCTAGAAATAACCGAACTTAAAAAAACTATAAAAAATACGCCTATAATAAAGGGCATAAGTATGAGCCTAAATAGCGGCGAAGTCGTGGGTTTGCTGGGGCCAAACGGAGCTGGAAAGACGACGACGTTTTATATGATTTGTGGACTCATTAGCGCAACAAGCGGCAAAATAGAGCTTGACGGCATGGATATAAGCACAATTAGCCTAAGCGAGCGCGCTGGGCTTGGCATAGGGTATTTGCCACAAGAAAGCTCGATTTTTAGGGAGCTTAGCGTAGAGGAAAATTTAATGCTAGCAGCAGAAATCTCCATAAAAGACGAAAAACAGGCTCAAAAGAGAGTAGATGAGATGCTTGATCTTTTAAACATTGAGCCTATTAGACTAAGAAAGGGCATAAGTCTAAGCGGCGGTGAGCGTAGACGCTGTGAAATCGCTAGAAGCCTGATAATATCGCCTAAATTTCTCCTGCTTGATGAACCTTTTGCTGGGGTTGACCCTATCGCCGTGGCCGATATCCAAAGCATAATAAGAGAGCTAAAAAGCCTGGGGATTGGCGTTTTAATCACAGACCATAATGTCCGCGAAACCCTAGCCATCTGCGATAGAGCCTACGTCATAAAAGACGGCAAGCTCCTCGCCAGTGGCGACGCACAAAGCGTAACAAACGACAAGCGTGTACGCACCCACTACCTAGGCGAAGATTTTAAACTGCTAGAGTAA
- the rplI gene encoding 50S ribosomal protein L9 — protein MKVLLIKDVKSLGKAGEIKEVKEGYGHNFLIAKGYAKAATTDVLRQYEAAKKREAEELKYELANLEKLKDELARLSVVITKQLGANGSLFGSVSKEEIAEALKAQHGIEIDKKSIETDKHGIKATGIYELDVKLGHAIHAKLKLDVRGE, from the coding sequence ATGAAAGTACTACTCATAAAAGATGTAAAAAGCCTAGGAAAAGCAGGCGAAATAAAGGAAGTAAAAGAGGGCTATGGGCATAATTTCTTAATCGCAAAGGGTTACGCAAAGGCCGCTACCACGGACGTTTTACGCCAGTATGAAGCGGCGAAAAAAAGAGAGGCTGAGGAGCTAAAATATGAACTAGCAAATTTAGAAAAGCTAAAAGATGAGCTAGCTAGACTAAGCGTCGTAATCACAAAGCAGCTAGGCGCAAACGGCTCGCTTTTTGGCTCAGTTAGCAAAGAAGAGATAGCCGAAGCCCTAAAAGCACAGCACGGCATCGAGATAGACAAAAAGTCAATCGAAACCGACAAGCACGGCATAAAAGCGACTGGAATTTACGAGCTAGATGTAAAGCTCGGACACGCCATACACGCTAAGCTTAAGCTAGACGTAAGGGGCGAGTAG
- a CDS encoding MetQ/NlpA family ABC transporter substrate-binding protein, producing the protein MKKFIFALFVGLLGVSLSANETLRVGATPVPAAVMLEFAKPILKEKGIDLIVQNFTDYITPNLTLAKGDSDANLYQHKPFLDFTNKKNGWNLISLGRIYITPMGFYSINHKSFEDFPVGASIAVPNDPSNYSRALLFLAEHGFIKVKDQNNLQTTEFDIIENPKRIVFRQVEAATLPKIYKGVDGAVITGNYALQAGIDIAKDSLFHEDTDSLYTNILATRPELENDPRIATLKEVLTSDAMKEFVAQKYGGSIFVVTPKN; encoded by the coding sequence ATGAAAAAATTTATTTTCGCCCTATTTGTGGGGCTTTTGGGTGTAAGCTTAAGCGCAAATGAGACGCTAAGAGTGGGCGCTACACCAGTGCCAGCAGCCGTTATGCTAGAGTTTGCTAAGCCTATCCTAAAAGAAAAAGGCATAGATTTAATCGTGCAAAATTTCACCGATTACATCACGCCAAATCTGACCCTAGCCAAAGGCGATAGCGACGCAAATTTATACCAGCACAAGCCATTTTTGGATTTTACAAACAAAAAAAATGGCTGGAATTTAATTTCGCTGGGACGAATTTATATAACGCCTATGGGATTTTATTCAATAAATCACAAAAGCTTTGAGGACTTTCCAGTGGGCGCTAGCATAGCCGTGCCAAACGATCCGAGCAATTACTCAAGGGCGTTACTTTTCCTAGCTGAGCATGGCTTTATAAAAGTCAAAGACCAAAACAACCTGCAAACAACAGAGTTTGACATAATAGAAAATCCAAAGCGCATAGTATTTCGTCAAGTCGAAGCCGCAACCCTGCCTAAAATTTATAAAGGCGTAGACGGCGCAGTCATCACTGGAAACTACGCACTTCAAGCTGGCATAGACATAGCTAAAGACTCGCTATTTCACGAGGATACCGACTCACTGTATACAAATATCCTAGCCACTCGCCCAGAACTAGAAAACGACCCTAGGATAGCCACTCTTAAAGAGGTACTAACAAGCGATGCCATGAAGGAATTTGTAGCCCAAAAATATGGCGGAAGTATATTTGTAGTAACGCCTAAAAACTAA
- the hslU gene encoding HslU--HslV peptidase ATPase subunit, which yields MNMTPREIVKFLDEYVIGQSEAKKIIAIALRNRYRRMKLSKELQDDVMPKNILMIGSTGVGKTEIARRLSKMFGLPFIKVEASKYTEVGFVGRDVESMVRDLAMAAVNLVKSEQREKNAEKIAQYIEQKILSKLLPPLPKGASEEKQADYEKSYEKMLAKLRNGDLDDLSVEIEVQQSGFDAGSNLPPEMANMQESFVKIIGIGNKNVKKELKVKDARTALENEAVDKILDMDNIKSEALKRAENEGIIFIDEIDKVAVSNNGSSRQDPSKEGVQRDLLPIVEGSVVSTKFGNLKTDHILFIAAGAFHLSKPSDLIPELQGRFPLRVELDSLDDEALYQILTQPKNSLLKQYTALLETEGVRLKFDDEAIRQIARIAGEANAKMEDIGARRLHTIIERVLEEISFEASERAGEEIVVGKTLVDERLGELVKDQDLARYIL from the coding sequence ATGAATATGACGCCTCGTGAGATAGTTAAATTCCTAGATGAGTATGTCATCGGTCAGAGCGAAGCTAAAAAAATCATCGCCATAGCCCTGCGAAATCGCTACCGCCGTATGAAGCTAAGCAAAGAGTTGCAAGATGACGTTATGCCAAAAAATATCCTGATGATAGGCTCAACGGGCGTGGGTAAAACCGAGATCGCAAGGCGGCTTAGCAAGATGTTTGGACTGCCTTTTATCAAAGTGGAAGCCAGCAAATACACCGAAGTGGGCTTTGTGGGACGAGACGTGGAGAGTATGGTAAGAGACCTTGCGATGGCGGCTGTAAATTTAGTAAAAAGCGAGCAAAGAGAGAAAAACGCTGAAAAAATCGCCCAATATATCGAGCAAAAAATCTTAAGCAAGCTCCTGCCGCCGCTGCCAAAGGGTGCGAGCGAAGAGAAGCAGGCTGACTATGAAAAAAGCTATGAAAAAATGCTAGCAAAGCTGCGAAATGGCGATCTTGACGATTTGAGCGTGGAGATTGAAGTGCAGCAAAGTGGCTTTGACGCTGGCTCAAACCTGCCTCCAGAGATGGCAAATATGCAAGAGAGCTTTGTTAAAATCATCGGCATAGGCAACAAAAATGTCAAAAAAGAGCTAAAAGTAAAAGATGCCCGCACGGCCCTAGAAAACGAAGCTGTGGATAAAATTTTAGATATGGATAATATCAAATCAGAAGCCTTAAAGCGAGCTGAAAATGAAGGCATTATTTTTATCGATGAGATAGATAAAGTCGCCGTCTCAAATAACGGCAGCAGCCGCCAAGACCCAAGCAAAGAGGGCGTGCAGCGAGACTTACTGCCAATCGTCGAGGGCAGCGTGGTAAGCACTAAATTTGGCAACCTAAAGACCGATCATATCCTATTCATCGCCGCTGGTGCCTTTCACCTAAGCAAGCCAAGCGACCTAATCCCAGAGCTACAGGGGCGTTTTCCGCTTAGAGTTGAGCTAGACAGCCTAGATGATGAGGCGCTTTATCAAATTCTAACCCAGCCGAAAAACTCCCTGCTAAAGCAATACACCGCGCTTTTGGAGACTGAGGGCGTTAGGCTTAAATTTGACGATGAGGCGATTAGGCAGATTGCCCGCATCGCAGGAGAAGCAAATGCGAAAATGGAGGACATCGGCGCTAGGCGGCTGCACACTATCATCGAGCGAGTGCTTGAAGAGATTAGCTTTGAGGCTAGCGAGCGAGCTGGCGAGGAGATAGTCGTCGGTAAAACTTTAGTCGATGAACGCCTAGGCGAGCTGGTAAAAGATCAAGACCTGGCGAGATATATCCTGTGA
- a CDS encoding methionine ABC transporter permease, which translates to MVAVSAFFAVIFGLPLGVLLRNTRSDGISPNPKLNKILGAVVNVTRSFPFLILIILLLPLSAAITGEYIGSTTAIIPLIIAAVPFIARLFEGAMLEVDSGLIEASLALGANKKEITLMTLAECLPALINAVTITSISLVGYSAMAGVVGGGGLGDLAIRIGYQSYEPLVLAYSVGIIIMLVQAIQLSGDAISNKIRNQR; encoded by the coding sequence ATGGTAGCTGTTTCTGCGTTTTTTGCTGTAATTTTTGGCTTGCCGCTTGGCGTACTTTTAAGAAACACAAGAAGCGACGGCATATCGCCAAATCCAAAGCTTAATAAAATTTTAGGCGCCGTGGTAAATGTAACGAGGTCTTTTCCATTTTTAATACTCATTATCTTACTCTTGCCACTTTCTGCTGCAATTACAGGCGAATACATAGGCTCTACAACAGCCATAATACCACTAATAATCGCAGCCGTGCCGTTTATTGCTAGGCTTTTTGAAGGGGCTATGCTAGAGGTTGATAGCGGGCTTATCGAGGCATCTTTGGCACTTGGAGCAAACAAAAAAGAGATAACCCTAATGACGCTAGCTGAGTGCCTACCAGCTCTAATAAATGCTGTTACAATCACAAGTATTAGTCTAGTTGGCTACTCGGCTATGGCTGGAGTGGTAGGTGGTGGCGGATTAGGAGATTTGGCTATACGCATAGGCTATCAGTCCTATGAACCGCTCGTGCTTGCTTACTCTGTAGGTATAATCATCATGCTCGTGCAAGCCATACAGCTAAGTGGCGACGCGATATCAAATAAAATACGAAACCAACGTTAA
- a CDS encoding methionine ABC transporter ATP-binding protein, translating to MIQLKNIEKIYPNGFCALKGINLNVARGEICSIIGYSGAGKSTLIRCINLLERPSNGEVLINGVNMLSLSEAELTKKRQKIGMIFQHFNLLSAKNVRENVAYALKIAGWQKDKITPRVDELLELVGLEKRADFRISELSGGQKQRVAIARALANSPEILLCDEATSALDPKTTKGVLKLLKKLQAELGLTVVLITHQIEVVRYLASTVHVIEGGHIVESGSASEIFAAPKHTVTKELVGAKSESVRYGEGCYRIVFTGQKANEPLISQIIKRYNIDANILSGNIDELSSGEVGHLNVKFTGQKEAINGALGYLKEAGVTLIKLGEQE from the coding sequence TTGATACAGCTTAAAAATATAGAAAAAATTTATCCAAACGGATTTTGCGCACTAAAAGGGATAAACTTAAACGTAGCCCGAGGCGAAATATGTAGCATTATAGGCTATAGTGGCGCTGGTAAAAGCACGCTCATACGCTGCATAAATTTATTGGAGCGTCCTAGTAATGGAGAGGTGCTAATAAATGGCGTAAATATGCTAAGCCTAAGCGAAGCAGAGCTAACCAAAAAAAGACAGAAAATAGGCATGATATTTCAGCATTTTAACCTCCTAAGCGCAAAGAACGTCCGAGAAAATGTGGCGTATGCGCTAAAAATAGCTGGCTGGCAAAAAGATAAAATAACCCCTAGAGTAGACGAGCTTTTAGAGCTTGTGGGGCTAGAAAAGAGAGCAGACTTTCGCATAAGCGAGCTAAGCGGAGGGCAAAAGCAACGCGTAGCCATAGCAAGAGCTCTTGCAAATTCACCTGAAATACTACTCTGCGATGAGGCCACAAGTGCACTTGATCCAAAAACGACAAAAGGCGTGCTTAAACTGCTTAAAAAACTTCAAGCCGAACTTGGGCTAACAGTCGTACTAATCACTCACCAAATCGAGGTCGTACGCTACCTAGCCAGCACTGTACACGTCATAGAAGGCGGACATATAGTAGAAAGCGGTAGCGCAAGTGAAATATTTGCCGCGCCAAAGCACACCGTAACAAAAGAGCTAGTGGGAGCAAAAAGCGAGAGCGTACGCTACGGAGAGGGCTGCTACCGCATAGTCTTTACAGGACAAAAGGCAAACGAGCCACTAATCTCGCAAATAATAAAACGCTACAACATAGACGCAAACATCCTAAGCGGCAACATAGACGAGCTATCAAGCGGCGAAGTGGGACATTTAAACGTCAAATTTACAGGGCAAAAAGAGGCGATAAATGGCGCTCTTGGCTATTTAAAAGAGGCTGGAGTAACACTTATAAAACTAGGAGAGCAAGAGTGA
- the fliS gene encoding flagellar export chaperone FliS: MNNTAYAAYTQTSIGGIESPTKLIGMLYDGILRFIYRTKKAMSEGDVEKKVYYINRTNAIFMELLNSLDYSAGDVAHYLAGIYTRQIQLLTAANVRNDIQSLDEVVNVVRQLSEAWRDVTDEGEGEL, encoded by the coding sequence ATGAACAATACAGCATACGCAGCATATACCCAAACTAGCATAGGCGGCATAGAGTCGCCTACTAAGCTTATAGGCATGCTTTATGATGGAATACTTCGGTTTATCTACCGCACAAAAAAGGCGATGTCTGAGGGCGATGTAGAGAAAAAGGTATATTATATAAATCGTACAAATGCCATTTTTATGGAGCTTTTAAACTCCCTTGATTACTCCGCTGGCGATGTCGCCCATTATCTAGCTGGTATTTATACTCGCCAAATTCAGCTTCTAACAGCGGCAAATGTGCGAAACGACATTCAAAGCCTTGATGAGGTAGTAAATGTCGTAAGGCAGCTCTCAGAGGCGTGGCGCGACGTGACAGATGAAGGTGAGGGCGAGCTATGA
- the era gene encoding GTPase Era, with the protein MRSGFVSVVGRPNAGKSSLLNCLLNEKIAITSHKQNATRRKINAIVMHEGDQIIFIDTPGLHESGKMLNQLMVEAAKKAISECDLILFLAPASDDVSDYEKFLALKPKHPHILVLSKVDKLSNAEILKAIEKYAKFSDKFIALLPFSVKKQGYKNELLSTIAKALPQHEYYYDPEFITTTNEREIFRDFILEALYENLSDELPYSCDAVVKKVVEKPNITEVYANIIAEREAHRPLIIGKNGECIKRIGITARKLISNLTQKKVFLKLELFVKKGWSKDEKLVRKLNRYDE; encoded by the coding sequence GTGAGATCGGGCTTTGTAAGCGTGGTGGGCAGACCAAACGCAGGCAAATCCAGCCTGCTAAACTGCCTGCTAAATGAAAAAATCGCCATCACAAGCCACAAGCAAAACGCCACACGCCGCAAGATAAATGCCATCGTTATGCACGAGGGGGATCAGATAATTTTCATCGACACCCCAGGACTTCACGAGAGCGGCAAAATGCTAAACCAACTTATGGTAGAGGCGGCCAAAAAGGCGATAAGCGAGTGCGACCTCATACTCTTTTTAGCCCCAGCCAGCGATGACGTGAGCGATTATGAAAAATTCCTAGCCCTAAAACCAAAGCACCCGCACATTTTAGTGCTAAGCAAAGTCGATAAGTTAAGCAATGCTGAAATTTTAAAAGCCATAGAAAAATACGCCAAATTTAGTGATAAATTTATCGCCCTTTTGCCATTTAGCGTTAAAAAGCAGGGCTATAAAAACGAGCTTTTAAGCACCATCGCAAAAGCCCTACCCCAGCACGAATACTACTACGACCCAGAGTTTATCACGACCACAAATGAGCGTGAAATTTTTAGGGATTTTATACTTGAAGCACTCTATGAAAACCTAAGTGATGAGCTGCCATACTCCTGCGATGCGGTGGTAAAAAAGGTCGTCGAAAAGCCCAATATAACGGAGGTTTATGCCAATATCATCGCCGAACGTGAAGCCCACCGCCCATTAATAATTGGCAAAAACGGCGAGTGCATAAAACGCATAGGCATAACCGCCCGCAAACTCATATCAAACCTAACCCAAAAAAAGGTCTTTTTAAAGCTCGAGCTTTTTGTCAAAAAGGGCTGGAGCAAGGACGAAAAACTCGTAAGAAAGCTAAATCGCTACGATGAATAG
- a CDS encoding RNA polymerase factor sigma-54, producing MKLRQNLTQAPKTKLNQTLRSWLPILQAPLDEMDDVLKPFLADNPFAKISPKFKKASNFFSDISKNSVSEKIESLSVAKTSLYETLLAQIEPPLFPTSKSQTIARRIIECINPDGYFEPDSEYFADFAPDDVERVRQRFAYLEPIGVGAKDAKEAIKFGISVCDAPEEVCRLAVEILGDETSLKKLQKSTNYAKALELIKKFNIPPAIDFSEPSQHVQADIFIEIKDGGISVRINDEAYPDIEIDTEGVDATQEFVSSRLKSAKDVIDALDMRKATLYRIGLMLVEYQYEYFYGGDMKPLKLSDIAEELGRSPSTISRAISGKFISSSRGLCEMRQFFTTSVGDEELSNATIKEFLINLIKNETKQKPLSDLKLQELISQKFNTPIVRRTITKYRKSLNIASSSERKREYALRGEITLE from the coding sequence ATGAAGCTACGTCAAAACCTTACTCAAGCGCCAAAGACAAAACTAAATCAGACGCTGCGTAGTTGGCTGCCGATACTTCAGGCTCCACTTGATGAGATGGATGACGTGTTAAAGCCGTTTTTAGCCGATAATCCATTTGCCAAAATCAGCCCCAAATTTAAAAAAGCTTCGAATTTTTTTAGCGATATTAGCAAGAATAGCGTAAGCGAAAAGATAGAAAGCTTAAGTGTAGCTAAAACAAGCCTTTATGAAACGCTTTTAGCCCAGATTGAGCCTCCGCTTTTTCCCACGTCAAAATCCCAAACCATAGCGCGCCGAATAATCGAGTGCATAAATCCAGATGGATATTTTGAGCCAGATAGCGAATATTTTGCGGATTTTGCGCCAGATGATGTCGAGCGAGTGCGGCAGAGATTTGCCTATCTTGAGCCTATAGGCGTGGGGGCAAAAGACGCCAAAGAGGCGATAAAATTTGGCATAAGCGTATGCGACGCACCTGAGGAGGTATGTAGGCTAGCGGTGGAGATTTTAGGGGATGAGACAAGCCTAAAAAAGCTGCAAAAAAGTACAAACTACGCTAAAGCCTTAGAGCTTATTAAAAAATTTAATATCCCGCCAGCTATTGATTTTAGCGAGCCTAGTCAGCACGTGCAAGCTGACATTTTTATCGAGATAAAAGATGGTGGAATAAGCGTGAGGATAAATGACGAAGCGTACCCTGATATAGAAATAGACACAGAAGGAGTGGATGCAACACAGGAGTTTGTAAGCTCACGGCTAAAATCAGCAAAAGACGTAATAGATGCGCTTGATATGAGAAAGGCGACGCTTTATAGGATAGGATTGATGCTAGTTGAGTATCAGTATGAGTACTTTTACGGTGGAGACATGAAGCCTTTAAAGCTAAGCGACATAGCAGAGGAGTTAGGCAGAAGCCCATCAACTATAAGCAGAGCAATAAGTGGAAAATTTATCTCCTCATCAAGAGGGCTTTGCGAGATGAGGCAGTTTTTTACCACAAGTGTTGGCGATGAGGAGCTTTCAAATGCAACTATAAAAGAGTTTTTAATAAATTTAATCAAAAACGAAACAAAGCAAAAGCCCCTAAGCGACCTAAAATTACAAGAACTAATCAGCCAAAAATTTAATACCCCCATAGTAAGGCGAACTATCACAAAATATAGAAAGAGCTTAAATATCGCAAGCTCAAGCGAAAGAAAGCGAGAATACGCTCTAAGGGGCGAAATTACGTTAGAATAA